TGTAGCTGTAGAACAGTGAATTTGACAGCGCTTTTGTATCAATTTGCACAAAAAGCTTTACATATACACGGGTTGCTGCATCGATGTTTAAATCACAGGGATTCGTTGGTAAACTCAATACGGTAGCAGCATTACCTTTACGGTTAATGAGCAACACTTCTATAATCACGCGAAATGTGTTTTAAGTGTTTGCCGGTACAGGCTTAATTGAGTTTTAAAGTAACTGAGTATGTTCTACATGTTACCACTTGGATTGAATTCACATTGCTCAAAGCAGTTTGTGCCTAAAATAGGGTGGGTATATCTGCggcaagcagcattgcaaaattatgaacGACTTTGCTAAGGTTGTGTTGATGTTAACCAACCCACGCAACCGCTCACATGACATGGATGACAACAAAGCTGATCAGGGCAACCACAGACTCACTTTCACTCCGCCTTTCTAATTTCGATGAACGAGGTTGCACACAGAAAATTCTGTGCGCCAGAGTAAACACAATGCGCCCAATCAGGAAGCCTTGGAAGGGAGTGTTCGAGTGACGAAGAAAGTGAAAGTCATGGAAAATTCCATGAAAACTCCATGCCGTTTTGACGTTACTTCGCATGCTGTTCGATGTGAacgtttgcaaaattaaaactagtGACACTGACTGCAGTTGCAAACCGTCAGCTTCGTAATAATTCCCAAGTCGTCAACACTtcatacaaattttaaatactaatgattaattattattcatgtatagtatagtatatatatagtttttcATATGTAGTAGACATATATAGTTTCTCGATGCTTTTCTTGAAGTGTCGATTTCTCATAGTTGGCTTCCAAATCTAGGAATGACAAATCATCTTTAGTAACATGACGCTTCTCAAAATATCACTACATTTTTTCATCATAGCGTATATGACAATATATTCTTGACCATTGCACGTTATACTCTAAACCCTGCCAAGAAGTTTTCGATACGTAGTGGAAAATTACAATGTTGATCTGCCAGATGCGTATGTTTTGCCAATTACCTATACATAACCTATTATGGTTTATGGCGTTATGAATACATAAGATAACCGTAGACAATATACAAGCTGCGAACGACAAAGTGgatgaaaattaaattctgTTGCAGTATTAACGTTGCAAGAAACTATACTCAATGCCTTGGGGGTATGAGTATGATCTTGTGTCACGGATATTAAATGACTTCATAAGTTTTGAGGTTACGTCAAAATCACGTTTTAACCGGGGGCGATTTTGCATCAATGCATATATCATCTATGTCGTTCATCGGCAAGTTCTGCCACAGATAAAGCGAAAACTATTATCTTGCGTTAATTACGAACGACCTGCTTATTAAAATATACCGAAACCGCGCGTGGGCTGTCACCGCTTTGTATGTGAACGATTGTGACGATAATTTGTCGCAAAATGGGAGTAAATGAATACTTGCGAATACTGGCATCTGTATTCTAGTATGTCAAGTGTGGGCGTATTTGTCATTACCATTTAATCGTTtcatcttttttatatttacgtcataatgatcATATCTAGGTAATAATGATCATCTCAAAAAAAACGCTTTGAAATCAAATGCCTGACAAGGATTTTTTTAGTTGTAAAGAAAGTTAAAATGTTAGTGccaaaaaatttatacttaCAAGTATAATTAATTTTGACTTCAGTTGTATTTTTGACAACAGTTTTGGCTGTAAGATATTGTTATTGACAATAATGTAGGCTATGATCATAAAAAGACAATTCTATATTGCGATATTTTTTGCATCTGAACAACTTGTTTTACAACTTTTTAGTTTATAAGTGAATAGAACAAACTGAAACAATTTGATTCCAATCTCCGGTGTCTTGCTGAGATACCACACGAATAACGAGAAAACTTGTGAACATTTTGggacattaattaattaattatcgaaCTAAGCTTGACCGCATAGCTGTCAAAGCGAATTTGCGTATTTCGATAGAATATTACAAACGAGGCAATTCAAAAATGTAGCcgttattttcattattgaTGGTCCGATGGTGGCATTTGATCGTGGTGGTGTTCGATGGTGATTTCTATGACCAGTTTCCTGAGATATTTCATTGATGTAAATAGAAATGTCTACAAggaagaaatacaaaaatggcATTACGAAAATTATTAATGGCAACCAATccaacaaaagtaaatttgcTATCAAAGCCAAGTTTACATATAAGGTCCCAACTTTATAAGAGGAAATGGTTTGTGAAAGTATCCATCAATCGGCAACACCGCCGCGTAAAATTCCCAGTTGCTAAGCAGCATTGCTCTGAAAGTATGACGTAACGCTGTTATTACCAAGTTTAGGAAAAGCTTTATTACTAGGAGTGTACAACTCTACAAAAAAGCTCGGCGCCAGCTAAGGTTAAAACAACTCTGCATTCCTGTAGCGTTACACAAGAAGTCATAGCAAAAGCACCGACAGTAAAGTGAAGGCGTCTTTTCTGGTGTCATTTAATTTTCCCACGGTAAATTGACTCCCAACTACAACCGATTGTgttgcaaaaacacaaaacatggCCGTAACGAAGTGATGGTTCACAAAAACACGTACACTTAATAATGTAACACGTGATCGTAAAACACATCTGTTGTCAACATGTCTGGTTGCAGAGCATAGAAACCGAGTTTTAAACAGACAGCCTAATCAGCTTGTACAATATCACAACTTTCATCAAAATATTTGATCTCTTTTTGAATAGTCATCAAACAATGGGGATAAGTAAATAAGTCTGCTATCACGTGGTCCGAACAAAAGTAGTAAACAGCTAACGGGACGAGAACAATAACCAGGAAATTCAACTTGGCATGTTGTTGTTGGACAAGTGCTTACCTCGGCCGTACATTTACAGTGTTCATAACGGATGTAGTATAAACGCCTATAAAGACCTTTAACATCTTCATAAATCTGTCAACAAAAGCATTAAATCGCAAACTGGTAAACATAACTCCAAAACCATTGCTGTCCAACTACAGCGTGTTCATGTAGGCAAATATTTTCGGTTCAAACGATTGCTACTGGTTTGCTTTAGCTTGTGTAATGCTACTAAAAAGGTAGGCTAAAATTATGGATGAAGATAGCTGTAAAACTCGTACAAAGGATCCGAAAAGAAAAAGTGGAACTCTTCACAGATATTCCTACAACCTTAATTTAATAATGCCAATAGTTGTTTTTCCAGCTGTCAGACTTTTTTTGACTGTCATTTAGAAACTATACACACAAAAATTCTACATACAGAACATGAATGGAGCAAGAATACGCAACAAATTAGTAGCAACAATACAAGACAACTGATATCTTATGTTGATATTACTTTTAGGAATAAAAAGGAAAGGTCTGCTCTAAATAAGTGTCCATATATTTGCAACATGTTTCCTGGTAATGTACCTTTGCCAATACCAACAGGCCATAAAagcatttcattacaaatatttaacaagttttaaacaacaaaagtcGAGAGAAGCCTTGACGTCAACCGTCCAGACTTAAATACTGCAAACGCTGTACAAGCAATTTCGCTCGTTTTTATTTAAGGGGAATCCCCTTCATCAGAAGCACCAGGTTAACTTTGCAAGGTTGTTATTGTGCTACTATTGTCTGCAGGGGACTTTAATGTACGCCTTTACAGAAAGCACCAATCAGAATGCACAATAACCAAAAACATCACGGCATTATCGAAAAGTAAAAAAGGCGGCCGTGTATTTAAAGCGACAGTGTCATAGCTCAACATCGCTGTGTCTGATCTCACTGGGTCGGTTTAAGCGAGCTAAAAGGGCCTCGAGCGCGATACTAAGAGTGTGTAGTCTGCCTCGTGAACTGAGCAATCGCAAACAACAATAATCCTATTTTCTTTTGCAGCTGCGTATATTTGTCGTAGATTTGTTGTTAAACGTATCTCGCTTTGATTTCTCTGACTTTAACTTCACCATGGTGAGGAAACCGAGTGCAAGTTCCGCGTCGTCTCCTCCTCCGTCTTACTCGTCATTTTCGGGAGATTCCCGCTTCGTTCCTTCTCGAAGAACATCAAGTGAAGCTGACTCTGTTTTCACTGAGTAAGATATATCCAAAATGAATAGTTTTTTGATGACTTAAGTCTGTAACTTTCTAAAGTACGGTTTGCATTTCTATAGCTTATGTTTTATATGTCGTCATGACGTTTTTAACCGAGGGTTTGTTGCAGCCAATCAACGTCTTCCATCTCGAAACGTGAAGCAAGAGCTGCCATCTGCAGACATGCTTCCACCAAACGAAAATACAGCACCAAAGCTGCTGAGAAAATGCGCATCAAAGACATAGAAACTTACACCATTTCGCACGTAAGTCTCATATGTTGGCGTTATTATAGGGAACAAGTTACTACCAATATTTTCATATTAATTTGTGACGTCAATGAATAACAATATGCAAGCAATGGCAATAATACGATTCGATTATGTTACAGAATTGCCTGGAAACTATCAAAGAACATCGCTTCAAAACAACCAAACAAAAGCCTTACAAAGGTATGGGGCCTGATTTATTCTGTTAAACGTCAATTCAGCTTTCACTGCAGCGAGTTCTGTGATTGTAATCAATCTGTTTTCACAGGTAATCTGAGCGCCGGATCAAGACCTTCGACCGGGAAAATTCCGAATATTTGGGAGATGAAAGTCCCATATTACAGTGGTcaggaaacaaaatattacgtgATACCTCATACGTCGCGCATAGAGAAATGCAGTGGGTATGTTACAAACGTTGTATTACGCAGTAGCTAAATTGTCCGATACTATACATAAATGTGCGAttaatttgcttgttttttgaAAGCAGTTGCTCGGGTAAAGGTGAAGAAGTTTGCTACAATTGCTCTGGAGCGGGAAGCAAAATGTGTTGGTATTGTCACGGCAACGGCATGACAGATGTTACGGGACATCGCTATGAGGTAAGTTTGAAAGTTCTTGTGATGAAATACTGTTGCAAACCAACCGTCTTTAGATTGTttactatttttaaattttgttgtatatTACAGACCAATCATTACACTAATAAACAAGAACTGGTTCGCCACGTTACTCAAGAGACTTGCCACCACTGCGGAGGCGGTGGATATTCAACGTAAGCGCAAGTGtagttttacttgtttaaaatTCAGGGCCGTGAtaaattttcagatttttaataatatctTACGGTTTTTAGCTGTCACACTTGTGGTGGTAGAAGGGCAAACGAGTGCAGATTGTGCGACGGAAACGGAAAGATGGAAAAATACTCGCAACTTGAAGTTTCTTGGTaagaacaaaaacaacaaaactgttatcaaaatcgtttttaaaaGATTGAACGATTTGAGaaaagcttttttgttttattaccaTCAAAACGATTTAAATGCAATTTCTTCTGTTCTAAATCAGGGAGAGAAAATGCAACAATGTCTATCACGGTACAACAGTGTTGCCCAAAAAAGTTGCACGAAAATACCTTCCCAAGTGCAGGGGCGAGTCTGTCTATCACAAGAGCGAAGAAGGTGCCATAGATCCAATAACGTCGACAGCCTGCGACAATAAAACCGTCCTCGAAACTTCCGAAGACATCTTCCGCCAACACAGAAGATGGAGCAAAGGATCAACAATCAGAAAACAGGTGACATTCCTTGAACATTTTACCTACACCGACTTGCGTATGGTTACCGCTTAAGATAAGGACATTCCATATGCATGCATACAGCGTTCttcaagtttctttttttgggTAGTTTTGTGGTGATTATTGGTATATGATTTATAGCTTATTTTAGTCGCTAATATTCTTTATAAAGAGTAAGAGCCATTTGCAATTTCACTAAAAACAAGACCAGCATAAATTAGCTTAAAAATTGCCTAATAATTGAATCGATAATGCCTTGCAGCGAGAGACGTTGCGGGAAATTGTCGCTCACGAAGTCTGGTACGACATTGATGGAAATATTGCTTCCTTCTGGGTCATCGGAGACGAGCAATTCGTTTACGCTCCCAACTGTCCCCGCTCGTTCAAGCCGGAATGCACTATTATGTAGAGTGCCTATACATATACGCAGTTATTGAAGTGCTTGAACTATTGCTTATACTTCATACAGCGTTAAAAAGTTCAAGATGTCGCACAACGTTGAGTTTTTGTCTTTGAATGAAATTCTTTCTGCAAAAATAGCATTTGATGTTGTTTTTACACAGTTCCGGCGTTTGTTTTAGCATTTACGTTTTAGTTGCACTTTTTTGCACTTGGTGTAAACTTATAAAAGTACTTTTAGTATTTGTATAGTGATGACATGCACGAAAGCCGCCGTGCTTGATGCTGTCATAGTCATAAAGCGCTGTGGTtcatatatacatatacatacttgtattttttgcaaaaatcgTTTGCTATTTACACAtacaaaaatctgaaaaaaatatcAGCAATGACTTTGAAGCTTAACAATGACATCACCgctttaactttgttttttgttttacatttttcgtttttttttcatgtttgttttatcttttgttataacatttaatgGTGTTGCGTAACGTTGTAAATTGTGCAATGGTCggcacaataaaaatttatgaaacatGTTGTTTTTCACTATTTAGAGACAATTGAAAGTATTGTTGTCCacaacaaaataacttttagaAATCCATTTACAAGGTTTTAATTTACACAAGTAagaatataaaatttttgcctTTTTAGAAAAGTATTCATTCCACTTCTTCATTCATACATTAAAGTATATAAAAGGCATTAAAGTATATAAAAGTATATAAAGGCAGACCGATTCTGCCGACGTCATTAAAACAAGAAtggaaaagttattaaaagaacttattttcataaaaatttaaaaactaaacacATCAAAAAAACGTTAACTACAGTTCACTCTTACGATTGAATAATGTGCATTTATGGTGCTTTGTGCTGTGAATGTGCAGTACAGTAAatacttctttattttttatatttattttataacagtGCGTATATCGAAGGTATGAATCATTTCAGTtagttttgcattattttttaaatatttatgttgcaaagcactacaaaatttgcagcaATTTAATTGCTTTATTTGAAACACGCTTTTATGGAgttgaaattaatttaatcTGTCAAAGTAGCAACAAAACTAAGTGACTTAAAACAGGATAACAGCGGAACAAACTTTTCCTTCGTCGTCAATAAGCATTCAAAACGAATAAGTAATTGGTGTTGTTGGCACAGCATTTATCTGGGAATTATACAATctaagttcaaaattttgtggcCCGGAGttttttcagcatttttttaaCTGTCCCCTTGTGTGTAATGCAGCGTAATTGCAAAAGCGTTCATATAAGCTTAAACGCGCTTTATCATATATTGCGCATATATCGAAAAGCGTAAAGTTGTAACAAGAAGTAATAggttaaaatttggttttttGAGAAACTATTTCCCTCAAAAGTATCGTTTGTCATATCATTTGCTAAATGTTTATCTTGACCTACGATACTTTTGAAGATGTCGCGGGCGTTAAAATCTTACAATGATAACgagaacaaaaaactaaaaaatgatCATACtttcattgcaaaaacaaaggAATATTTTCTAATACACTTAGAAATAGTCTGTGAAACTTATTATGGCAAAGTAAAAATAACCATTGACATGTTTGGACTGGCCTAAATCCCATCATTTAAAGCTAATAAAcgcttttcaaaagttttattgattCAAGCACGAATGACAGGTTGTTTTTAAGGCACTTTAACTtcctttatttctttgtttgtttctgaGAATTTCATCAGACAaaaagcaccataaaaataatatcaaaccCAGAAATCTTGAAGAAAATCCATACATCAGTTTTCAATATGAACCTCGTCTTAGCCAAAGCTAGAAAAAACATTATATATGCGTCAAATCATGAATATTGCTTTTTACCTTAAATACCTAAGTGGAATGCAAATACGATATAAATGAATGAGATATATGGACATTCCACATGACAATGCAACATAAGGCTTTAGATGCGTGCaatggtaaatttttttaagccCCATATGATTTATTCTGTGCTGCTTGTGTATTGACAAAGTGAATCATCTTTACTATTTTTagcttgtttttttgcagcaaAAGTTACGCAGCTCCGCAAAAAATAAGctcaaaagtattttttgcgTTGCTGGTTTGTTCAATGCTTGACCCAAGATATCCAATATGTATAAAACTATACATGTATCTATATAAAAATAGCTGAGGAAAATAGGTATATTTTTATAGACGCATATATCTCGTGAAGCGTCGGCTGAGtgcataaacattttgaaaagtttctGTAAATTTCCATTGTGGCCTAACGCGGATTGCTTCCATGATGTCGAGTAAACTTAAAGACGCAGCTGAAAAGGAACTGAAGTTAAGGACATAAATCAGTATCAAAACAAACTCAGTGatgtaaaaaacgtttaatcAACTACAACCGTTGCCCTTCCTCCATTAATAGGGCTGAACAGTTTAAACAAAGCAGTTTAAAGACTACTACTTTTGTTATCCGCTTCATGAAAAGGCGATAAAATTTATTGGACATTTTGTTGTTCCAGGTATTCTATTCATTCTATGGCTGATTTCAAATATATCAACGTAAGTTAGCGTTGAGTACCTTTCACATAGTTATCTggcaacatttttcttttttaaagtcGTCAAacgataaaatttttattattctcATGCATGAGGTACATTTGTTTCTGTTTATTCGGCTTTAAGTAAGATTAAAGATAAACGAAAACTTTGActtacaattaaaaaattattgcatAATAAACTTTCAGTACTGTCGAATATGCTCAAAAACGTATTGCACCAAATATTTGTCGACAGTTATAAAGACCCTTTGCTGTAGAAAGTGAAGGCATATTGACAATATAAAACAATATACAATGGTTAAAGAGAAATCCGAGTAGATAGAGCCATTGATGCAACCTACAGGCGGATAAACAGATAAGTCAAAAAGCGCATATTCGTATTATAGGCAATTATGTTACTTTTAACCAGGCCTATATATTTTCCTGAGACTATAATTTGTTGTTACATTTAACCGCAGTGTCTCGGTACATTCAAAGTTATTTATAGCTCATCATGGTCGCGTGATGCGTGGAGTTTCGGTCATGACGATTAACTCTCGAATTCAAGTTTCTGTTTCCACTTGTATACCACAACCGTTTTAGCAACTCGTGATTTTTAGCGCCGCGATTTTTGTACTCGTGATTTTGCAGGAGTTAGAAAAAGCAATCAATCAAATTAACGACAATAACAGTTCAATTTTATACCCGACCAAACCCATATATGCTCAACATACAAGTAAGAACGATCCTCAAGTCGGCAGCACAATGAGAAACGTCGAGCACTGATTGACAAATATCGGACTTGGTTGTCGGTGTTGGGTTGTTCAGTTGCTCTGGAAAGCTCTGTATCAAACTcggtaaaaaaaaatataaaatgccTCCAAAGTAAAGTTTTCCCCCTTTAAGCTCCGGTAACCAACAACCATGCAGGATCCGAAAAGTAAGAAATCATTGCCGAGTATATAAGTAGTACAAACACCATtaactatttttcgaaatcaCATGAAATAGGCTACCGTAATATACTTCGTGCTATAaactaaaaattgcctttgcAGTGTTTTATTGAATGCACATATTGTCATATGGTTGTGATGATGGAATTCAATTCAAACAATAACAGTAATGCGTTGGTATGACCGATTGTATAAATTGCAAATAGCCATTAATCacaaataaaatctttgtctttTTCTCTTAAAATTCTCTTTGTTACAATTTTCCTAACGGCAAGAGATACAGGTATATAAAAAAGGACTCGCCTTTCGGATGCGTTCATTGTAATGAGGTGATGAATGGTAAAGCCatagctttaaaattttcattatacATAGTTAAATATagttaaaatgaaatgaaaaacgtGTTTTCCTCTTATTCTACCTATTCTACGTAACTTTGATACATATACGCACAAAATCGAATGACATAGACTAGTATAATTCCcgcaaaagtttcaaacttcaataaatattaacttttagttgttttgtatCAGGCGCAGGCGCATCATATCACAGGATTTAGGCAGATGACAATAATGTGGAAAACTGTAAAAccgtgaaaatatttgttgatcGCTTTGACCATACAAAAGTGTGAGCGTCTGCGAAAAAGTGATTGCAGCATTAACGATCGCATTGAAGCTTCCGCAAAACATTGTTATTAAATGTGCACCTACGACTCTGGGTTATtattaaaatactgtatagaTGGTAACAGTTAGAGCAAGCAACAAAACAtcagttcacaagacaataaaaAGCAACTTGTTGACAATATGTTTGCACCTGTTTATGACCATAATAAGCCATTTATACCACTTGTACTTCTTCAAGTGATACCTGAAGTTTCAGTGATGACAATTGCAGTATAGGTGTTTCGGTTTGCTTTATTCACTTGATGCAAAAgttgtaaaagaaaacttagATGCAATTAACACTGAGTAGGTAGATTGTCGCTGTTAATGACGCACATAACAGTCAATTATGACTCACCCAAAAAAGATAATTCTGGTACATTCCCTGGTTATagattttttttcctttcagtcaAACCCTTTCTTCAAAGTCAGGCATTTAATGGTTGCGTAAGCAGCTGCTGGGTAACGATTATGACGTATGGACATGAAGAAGATAAAACGCTTAGATGGCGATGACGAACACGCCCACACTAGACATACTCGAATACAAACGTCAGTATTCGCAAGTATTCATCTTTACGTATTTTTGCGACAATTTATCGCGACAATCTCCTGCGTACTAAGTAGTGACATGACCCATTACTATAATTATACGCTTTTTCCGAAAATGTATCTCACAATACCAGTTGGGCTTGATTTTCTACTGCTAGCGTAACTTCATAAGAATCACTGTATAATATTTCGTTTGTATTAATTATAAcaaggtttgtttttttaaaccattttATTGACGGCGTCTGTTTGCATCAATTATCATCATATAAATAAGAACGCAATTAACCGCTCGAAGTTAAAACAAACGTTTGACGCTACCTTAGTCCTTAGTATTTGGGCCCGTAACTGTCGAAGACTACAAGCTTAACCTATAACCTAAAAAAcatctttttgttttctgaaCTTAACTTGGGCAGGAAAATGAGATTTTACCCATGATGTCATTTGCATCAAAAAGATAAATTATCGTGTGCggttaaatttaaaagttgttaTAAAGGTAACATGAAATCAATGTATTATAAGGTTAGGTGTAGTTCACCAATGCACACCAACTAGACGAGCTGAGTAGGaaaaaat
The Clavelina lepadiformis chromosome 4, kaClaLepa1.1, whole genome shotgun sequence DNA segment above includes these coding regions:
- the LOC143451465 gene encoding uncharacterized protein LOC143451465 isoform X1 translates to MVRKPSASSASSPPPSYSSFSGDSRFVPSRRTSSEADSVFTDQSTSSISKREARAAICRHASTKRKYSTKAAEKMRIKDIETYTISHNCLETIKEHRFKTTKQKPYKGNLSAGSRPSTGKIPNIWEMKVPYYSGQETKYYVIPHTSRIEKCSGSCSGKGEEVCYNCSGAGSKMCWYCHGNGMTDVTGHRYETNHYTNKQELVRHVTQETCHHCGGGGYSTCHTCGGRRANECRLCDGNGKMEKYSQLEVSWERKCNNVYHGTTVLPKKVARKYLPKCRGESVYHKSEEGAIDPITSTACDNKTVLETSEDIFRQHRRWSKGSTIRKQRETLREIVAHEVWYDIDGNIASFWVIGDEQFVYAPNCPRSFKPECTIM
- the LOC143451465 gene encoding protein SSUH2 homolog isoform X2, whose protein sequence is MVRKPSASSASSPPPSYSSFSGDSRFVPSRRTSSEADSVFTDQSTSSISKREARAAICRHASTKRKYSTKAAEKMRIKDIETYTISHNCLETIKEHRFKTTKQKPYKGNLSAGSRPSTGKIPNIWEMKVPYYSGQETKYYVIPHTSRIEKCSGCSGKGEEVCYNCSGAGSKMCWYCHGNGMTDVTGHRYETNHYTNKQELVRHVTQETCHHCGGGGYSTCHTCGGRRANECRLCDGNGKMEKYSQLEVSWERKCNNVYHGTTVLPKKVARKYLPKCRGESVYHKSEEGAIDPITSTACDNKTVLETSEDIFRQHRRWSKGSTIRKQRETLREIVAHEVWYDIDGNIASFWVIGDEQFVYAPNCPRSFKPECTIM